In a single window of the Halopiger xanaduensis SH-6 genome:
- a CDS encoding DUF5806 family protein, giving the protein MPEDTQSSPEHSAAAPDRFDRLEGADYDRVNEFLRDRVAFTAREWAIARLCSDFRTGTGVEMTKIGDNLPELVPFMDEPYTRQAVYQSRRSFEDKVRTAGATFLYGAYADFFTADELDDIVYEATEVARFLIEVERASLSATAERDAEERIREAMEAVHRASRDLRYDHCPNCGAKLDAEAIDSDGA; this is encoded by the coding sequence ATGCCCGAAGATACGCAGTCATCACCCGAGCACAGCGCAGCCGCGCCCGATCGATTCGACCGACTCGAGGGCGCCGATTACGACCGCGTCAACGAGTTTCTCCGCGACCGTGTCGCCTTCACGGCCCGCGAGTGGGCGATCGCACGCCTCTGTTCCGACTTTCGGACCGGAACCGGCGTCGAGATGACGAAGATCGGGGACAATCTGCCCGAGCTCGTTCCCTTCATGGACGAACCGTACACCCGACAGGCCGTCTACCAGTCGCGACGCTCGTTCGAGGACAAGGTTCGCACCGCCGGCGCGACGTTTCTCTACGGCGCCTACGCCGACTTCTTCACGGCCGACGAACTCGACGATATCGTGTACGAGGCGACCGAGGTAGCGAGGTTCTTGATCGAAGTCGAAAGAGCGTCGCTTTCGGCTACTGCCGAGCGAGACGCGGAGGAACGGATCCGCGAAGCGATGGAGGCCGTCCATCGGGCGAGTCGCGACCTCCGCTACGACCACTGTCCGAACTGCGGGGCGAAACTCGACGCGGAGGCTATCGACTCCGACGGGGCATAA
- a CDS encoding DUF2249 domain-containing protein produces MATEIDLRERPADEYRTRLFDAFTEAERGDAFEIVAAEDVDPHLVRYQFEYERVLEWEYDDPDAEPRELRLTVAGPLEDGRPTIDVRDLKPQRRHGVLLEIFDSLRAGEEFVLVNDHDPKPLYHELRSMHGDIVEWEYASEGDGEWRVEIEKTSESAVDNDGVVSRYDVREIPKQERHPTIHHRYGMLPDGATMELVAPHEPRPLRREFQQRYGDTFDWEIVEQEPGRCRVHITKRGDTGEGASDAGDAETEDGATADDASLEVVDELDVRELPPAQRHERIFDAYAELDGGTGFVLVNDHDPKPLYHQFEAEAGPEFRWEYRRKEPGEFRVLIGKTDGGGTGANAGETQDEAAPDAPF; encoded by the coding sequence ATGGCCACCGAAATCGACCTGCGAGAGCGACCAGCCGACGAGTATCGGACGCGATTGTTCGACGCGTTTACCGAGGCCGAGCGCGGCGACGCCTTCGAAATCGTCGCCGCGGAGGACGTCGATCCGCACCTGGTTCGGTACCAGTTCGAGTACGAGCGCGTCCTCGAGTGGGAGTACGACGATCCGGACGCGGAGCCGCGGGAGCTCCGGCTGACGGTAGCCGGCCCGCTCGAGGACGGACGCCCGACGATCGACGTTCGAGACTTGAAACCGCAGCGTCGCCACGGGGTCCTCCTCGAGATCTTCGATAGCCTCCGTGCCGGCGAGGAGTTCGTGCTCGTAAACGATCACGATCCCAAACCGCTGTACCACGAACTGCGGTCGATGCACGGCGATATCGTCGAGTGGGAGTACGCGAGCGAAGGCGACGGCGAGTGGCGAGTCGAGATCGAGAAAACGTCCGAATCGGCGGTCGACAACGACGGCGTCGTCTCGCGATACGACGTTCGCGAAATTCCGAAGCAGGAGCGACATCCCACGATTCACCACCGGTACGGAATGCTCCCCGACGGCGCGACGATGGAACTCGTGGCGCCGCACGAGCCGCGGCCGCTCCGCCGGGAGTTCCAGCAGCGGTACGGCGATACCTTCGACTGGGAGATCGTCGAGCAGGAACCGGGCCGCTGTCGCGTCCACATTACGAAGCGAGGCGATACCGGCGAAGGGGCGAGCGACGCCGGCGACGCCGAAACCGAGGACGGGGCGACAGCGGACGACGCGTCGCTCGAGGTCGTCGACGAACTCGACGTCCGGGAGTTGCCGCCAGCCCAACGCCACGAGCGGATCTTCGACGCGTACGCCGAGTTGGACGGCGGCACGGGGTTCGTGCTGGTGAACGATCACGACCCCAAGCCGCTGTATCACCAGTTCGAGGCGGAGGCCGGACCGGAGTTCCGGTGGGAGTATCGCCGGAAAGAGCCGGGCGAGTTCCGGGTCTTGATCGGGAAAACGGACGGTGGCGGGACCGGCGCGAACGCAGGCGAGACGCAGGACGAAGCAGCGCCCGACGCACCGTTCTGA
- a CDS encoding universal stress protein, protein MIDFVLVPVDGSDPATVALDYALEIAATHGATLQLLYVADTNKPSLTQQGGSVVDVLEQEGEDVLSDARERAARRDVPVTDDIVQGDPREAIVDAAAPEFVDLVVMGTHGRDSLESYVLGSVTEHVVNACETPVLAVRPDEDARQPYPYDDLLVPTDGSDNARKAMEFAATLATQYDARLHLLSVVDEPALGAAVGSSPVLDRLEDTAQEIVAEGAETVREAGADDVKTAVETGSVPETVREFATDVGAELIVMGTHGRRGLDERLLGSTTERVLRTAPVPVLTIGVAAD, encoded by the coding sequence ATGATCGATTTCGTTCTCGTCCCCGTCGACGGCAGCGACCCGGCGACCGTCGCGCTCGATTACGCCCTCGAGATCGCGGCCACCCACGGGGCGACGCTGCAATTGCTGTACGTCGCGGACACGAACAAACCGAGTCTTACACAGCAAGGGGGGTCCGTCGTCGACGTCCTCGAACAGGAGGGCGAAGACGTCCTCTCGGACGCACGCGAGCGAGCGGCCCGGCGAGACGTCCCCGTCACCGACGATATCGTTCAGGGCGATCCGCGGGAGGCGATCGTCGACGCAGCGGCGCCCGAATTCGTCGATCTCGTCGTCATGGGAACGCACGGCCGAGACAGCCTCGAGAGCTACGTCCTCGGGAGCGTCACGGAACACGTCGTCAACGCGTGTGAAACCCCCGTTCTGGCGGTTCGTCCGGACGAGGACGCGAGGCAACCGTACCCCTACGACGATCTTCTCGTGCCGACCGACGGGAGCGATAACGCGCGGAAAGCGATGGAATTCGCTGCGACGCTCGCGACGCAGTACGATGCAAGGCTGCACCTGCTTTCGGTCGTCGACGAACCCGCGCTCGGAGCGGCGGTCGGTTCCTCGCCAGTGCTCGACCGACTCGAGGATACTGCACAGGAAATCGTCGCCGAGGGCGCGGAGACTGTGAGAGAAGCGGGGGCTGACGATGTCAAGACGGCGGTCGAAACGGGTTCGGTGCCGGAGACTGTCCGCGAGTTCGCGACCGACGTCGGTGCCGAGCTGATAGTGATGGGAACGCACGGACGACGGGGACTCGACGAACGGTTGCTCGGGTCGACGACGGAGCGGGTGCTTCGAACGGCGCCGGTTCCCGTCTTGACGATCGGCGTCGCGGCAGATTGA
- a CDS encoding APC family permease, with protein MSDDGNGNGGDGNGDDGFGVGTAVALGVGGIVGGGIYAAIGIVVAAAGILTWFAYALATVVVICCAYSYVKLNDATDSDGGSVTYIEELTGRSTVAGVVGWTLVVGYIGTMAMYAYAFGMYGQMMIGVEYVWGLPIRQFLSVGVLAIFIGLNLLGAGSSAAVERYLVFVQAGIIAGFGLIGLWFGAANYQLQLGLSELGFNPILAASVGFVSFEGWQLLFYDQEQFDDPDDTLAKGVYISIPIAAAIYILVGFVITTLLPEEVVAAQPEPALLYGALLISKWLALAVGLAGLISTASAINSTLFSEAIFAKNLISDDILPHEMGDPDADAAPSRTVIVIGVLTAAFTILGSLEAVVEFASLAFIVVFGAMSALALTVRDEVDLNPIPPLLGAVGSAAFFVMLTWYLYSQLPAVFWLVVVIAAIVFSIEGLYFKRQTLSEGITAVEKRL; from the coding sequence GTGAGCGACGACGGCAATGGAAACGGCGGTGACGGGAACGGAGACGACGGATTCGGCGTCGGAACGGCCGTCGCGCTGGGCGTCGGCGGCATCGTCGGGGGCGGCATCTACGCGGCGATCGGCATCGTCGTGGCCGCGGCCGGCATCCTGACGTGGTTCGCCTACGCGCTGGCGACGGTGGTGGTTATCTGTTGTGCGTACTCGTACGTCAAGCTCAACGACGCGACCGACAGCGACGGCGGGTCCGTCACGTACATCGAAGAACTAACCGGTAGGTCGACGGTCGCCGGCGTCGTCGGCTGGACGCTCGTCGTCGGATACATCGGGACGATGGCGATGTACGCCTACGCGTTCGGCATGTACGGGCAGATGATGATCGGCGTCGAGTACGTCTGGGGACTGCCGATCAGACAGTTCCTCTCGGTCGGCGTCCTCGCGATCTTCATCGGATTGAACCTGCTCGGCGCGGGCTCGTCGGCGGCGGTCGAGCGCTACCTCGTGTTCGTGCAGGCGGGTATCATCGCCGGCTTCGGACTCATCGGCCTCTGGTTCGGCGCCGCAAACTATCAACTGCAGCTGGGCCTCTCGGAGCTCGGCTTCAATCCGATCCTCGCGGCGTCCGTCGGCTTCGTCTCCTTCGAAGGGTGGCAGCTGCTGTTCTACGACCAGGAACAGTTCGACGATCCGGACGATACCCTCGCGAAGGGGGTCTACATCTCGATTCCGATCGCGGCTGCGATCTACATTCTCGTCGGATTCGTGATCACCACGCTGTTACCCGAAGAGGTCGTCGCCGCCCAGCCCGAGCCGGCGCTGCTCTACGGAGCCCTGCTCATCTCCAAGTGGCTCGCGCTCGCGGTCGGGCTCGCCGGCCTGATTTCCACGGCGAGCGCGATCAACTCGACGCTGTTCAGCGAAGCCATCTTCGCGAAGAACCTCATCAGCGACGACATCCTCCCCCACGAGATGGGCGATCCCGACGCCGACGCAGCCCCGAGTCGGACCGTGATCGTCATCGGGGTGCTGACGGCCGCGTTCACCATTCTCGGGAGCCTCGAGGCCGTCGTCGAGTTCGCCTCGCTGGCGTTCATCGTCGTCTTCGGCGCGATGAGCGCGCTCGCGCTGACGGTCCGCGACGAGGTCGACCTCAACCCGATCCCGCCGCTGCTCGGCGCGGTCGGCTCGGCCGCGTTCTTCGTCATGCTGACGTGGTACCTCTACTCGCAGCTCCCGGCGGTCTTCTGGCTGGTCGTCGTCATCGCGGCGATCGTCTTCTCGATCGAGGGGCTGTACTTCAAGCGCCAGACCCTCTCCGAAGGCATCACTGCCGTAGAAAAGCGACTTTGA
- a CDS encoding molybdopterin-dependent oxidoreductase: MDGLKSYGVPDDVDPDGWTLRVAGTVDRPLRIDPADLASYPLETAADDFACIEGWVANGLSWRGVRVARLLEGADPTDASEYALVRAMDGEYACSFPLDRLRESILAVELDGETLPVEHGGPARLVPLDTDRDCWESIKWVSEIRIGETPFTEDDTAKDLALSRIEG; encoded by the coding sequence ATGGACGGCCTCAAATCCTACGGCGTTCCCGACGATGTCGATCCTGACGGCTGGACGCTTCGCGTCGCCGGCACGGTCGACCGGCCGCTCCGGATCGATCCGGCCGATCTCGCGTCCTATCCCCTCGAGACGGCGGCCGACGACTTCGCATGTATCGAGGGGTGGGTCGCGAACGGGCTCTCGTGGCGCGGCGTCCGCGTCGCGCGACTGCTCGAGGGCGCCGACCCGACCGACGCGAGCGAGTACGCGCTCGTCCGTGCGATGGACGGCGAGTACGCCTGTTCGTTTCCGCTGGATCGGCTCCGGGAGTCGATCCTCGCGGTCGAACTCGACGGCGAGACGCTCCCGGTCGAGCACGGCGGCCCGGCGCGGCTCGTGCCGCTCGATACCGACCGCGACTGCTGGGAGAGCATCAAGTGGGTGTCGGAAATCCGCATCGGCGAAACGCCGTTTACGGAGGACGACACCGCGAAGGACCTCGCGCTGTCCCGGATCGAAGGGTGA
- a CDS encoding ribbon-helix-helix domain-containing protein: protein MTRRSASNAASTDASRSRLENDRTLNRITFRATDDQLAALESLVEDDVYHSRSEALRAGIQQLLEHHESIERDRDRT, encoded by the coding sequence ATGACGCGTCGTTCGGCTTCCAACGCCGCGTCGACCGATGCCAGCCGTTCTCGGCTCGAGAACGATCGCACGCTGAATCGCATTACCTTTCGAGCGACCGACGATCAACTCGCGGCCCTCGAGTCACTGGTCGAAGACGACGTCTACCACTCCCGAAGCGAAGCACTCAGAGCGGGGATTCAGCAGTTACTCGAGCACCACGAATCGATCGAGCGGGATCGCGATCGAACGTAA
- a CDS encoding YqaA family protein has protein sequence MLETLVGTGGAALEALVESATGWPGMGIIFVYSFLIAFALPGPSEIVLVAPLDLGLPPWVQLSGIMLVSATGKAAGSVFAFHIGREITQSGPVVGWLRQSRWNILEWSEKRSVQLAQKYGYAGLAAALSVPFFPDTISIYAFAVLEQNYPRFALATFLGSLGRLLVTVGFFGGVTTVV, from the coding sequence ATGCTTGAAACACTGGTCGGGACCGGCGGCGCAGCCCTCGAGGCGCTCGTCGAATCGGCGACGGGCTGGCCCGGGATGGGCATCATCTTCGTGTACTCGTTTCTGATCGCGTTCGCGCTGCCCGGACCGAGCGAAATCGTCCTGGTGGCACCCCTCGATCTCGGACTCCCCCCGTGGGTGCAACTCTCCGGTATCATGCTCGTCAGTGCGACCGGAAAGGCCGCGGGAAGCGTGTTCGCGTTCCACATCGGTCGGGAAATAACGCAATCCGGACCGGTCGTCGGCTGGTTGCGGCAGTCGCGGTGGAACATCCTCGAGTGGTCCGAGAAACGGTCCGTCCAGCTCGCACAGAAGTACGGCTACGCCGGCCTCGCAGCGGCGTTGTCCGTCCCGTTTTTCCCGGACACGATCTCCATCTACGCGTTCGCCGTCCTCGAGCAGAATTATCCGCGATTCGCGCTCGCGACGTTTCTCGGGAGCCTCGGACGCCTCCTCGTTACCGTCGGGTTCTTCGGTGGCGTGACGACCGTCGTCTGA
- a CDS encoding nucleotidyltransferase domain-containing protein, with product MTKRGISVCIDPRPDSDTEIFRIGAADDILRLLADAHETEFTIPELVDATDVTRSTVWRAVDLLESIGAVQVRETPQRNYVSIDPTRLRKDDPILAIGQPEFHAPVRAFVTRVREEVTNTDDVTDVLGIVVFGSVARGEADRRSDIDLFVVVDGDRTSARRTVTDVVADLSKRRFDGDRFDFEPYVESAESARRAGPKLREIFVEGVTVYGGERLDSIRKAVIVDE from the coding sequence ATGACGAAACGAGGTATAAGTGTCTGCATCGATCCCCGTCCTGATTCGGACACCGAAATCTTCCGTATCGGGGCTGCAGACGATATTCTCCGGCTCTTAGCGGATGCTCACGAGACCGAGTTTACGATCCCGGAGCTCGTCGACGCGACGGACGTCACCCGATCGACGGTTTGGCGGGCGGTCGACCTTCTCGAGAGTATCGGTGCTGTCCAGGTTCGCGAAACGCCACAACGGAACTACGTTTCGATCGATCCGACGCGACTCCGGAAAGACGATCCGATCCTGGCTATCGGACAACCGGAGTTCCACGCGCCGGTTCGGGCCTTCGTAACTCGCGTCCGAGAGGAGGTGACCAATACCGACGACGTCACTGACGTTCTCGGTATCGTCGTGTTCGGCAGCGTCGCTCGAGGCGAGGCCGACCGGCGAAGCGATATCGACCTGTTCGTCGTCGTGGACGGCGATCGGACGAGTGCTCGGCGGACCGTTACTGACGTCGTCGCCGACCTCAGTAAGCGCCGCTTCGACGGCGATCGGTTCGATTTCGAACCGTACGTCGAATCCGCGGAAAGCGCACGCCGGGCGGGGCCGAAACTCCGCGAGATCTTTGTGGAGGGCGTGACCGTGTACGGCGGTGAGCGACTCGACTCGATCCGGAAAGCGGTGATAGTCGATGAGTAG
- a CDS encoding universal stress protein, with protein sequence MYTDILVPTDGSESSAAAVEHGIEIASPHAATVHFLHAVDVGTEMSASGLGNIAPDLTETLESEAEDALDDAVARAEESDVAYERTVLEGVPHEVIAEYSTENEIDLIVMGASGRSGLADHLLGSSTDRVVRSVETSVLIARPS encoded by the coding sequence GTGTACACCGACATTCTGGTGCCGACCGACGGAAGCGAGTCGAGTGCCGCCGCGGTGGAACACGGAATCGAGATCGCCTCGCCACACGCGGCGACGGTCCACTTCCTCCACGCGGTCGACGTCGGGACGGAGATGTCCGCGTCCGGCCTCGGAAACATCGCGCCGGACCTCACGGAGACGCTCGAGTCGGAAGCCGAAGACGCGCTCGACGACGCGGTCGCTCGAGCCGAGGAGAGCGACGTCGCGTACGAGCGAACCGTTCTCGAGGGCGTGCCGCACGAAGTGATCGCCGAGTACAGCACCGAGAACGAGATCGATCTCATCGTCATGGGCGCGAGCGGTCGGTCCGGACTCGCGGACCACCTGCTCGGCAGTTCGACCGATCGCGTCGTCCGATCCGTCGAGACGTCCGTACTCATCGCGCGCCCCTCGTAA
- a CDS encoding potassium channel family protein — MRLLSLAIGVACLLVAIVDLFWTTLWDDKGAGPLSSRLMTSAWHRLRTVGGDRGSVLSLGGPLILALNLLTWVGLIWLGWTLVFAGGENALVHSRPTGPVTWIGRFYFVAQTMFTMGNGDFYPGSSAWQIAASLTTASGMLFVTLGVSYVISVLEGVIGRRSYANSVLGVGKRGETFVTTGWNGEDFDQFHHLLDSLSAELSDLGAQHKIHPILHYYRSEDLLDSSARAVVVFDEALTLLRFGIPEEHRPNSALIGSARSNAKSYLEAYTDTIEPADRAPPAPDLDRLREAGVPTVSDEEFADALDDLEERRRQLRAVIEASGRKWPSKKDD; from the coding sequence GTGCGGCTCCTGTCTCTCGCGATCGGAGTCGCCTGTCTCCTCGTCGCGATCGTCGATCTGTTCTGGACGACGTTATGGGACGACAAGGGAGCGGGGCCGCTCTCGTCACGGTTGATGACCAGTGCGTGGCACCGCCTTCGAACGGTCGGCGGCGATCGCGGATCAGTGCTCTCGCTGGGCGGGCCGCTCATTCTCGCGCTGAACCTTCTTACGTGGGTCGGGCTCATCTGGCTCGGCTGGACGCTCGTCTTCGCCGGCGGCGAGAACGCCCTCGTTCACTCCCGTCCGACGGGACCGGTCACGTGGATCGGACGGTTCTACTTCGTCGCTCAAACGATGTTCACGATGGGAAACGGCGACTTCTATCCCGGATCCAGCGCGTGGCAAATCGCCGCGTCCTTGACGACGGCCAGCGGGATGTTATTCGTCACGCTCGGCGTCTCGTACGTGATCTCGGTTCTCGAGGGGGTCATCGGCCGTCGATCGTACGCGAACAGCGTCCTGGGCGTCGGCAAGCGAGGCGAGACGTTCGTCACGACCGGCTGGAACGGCGAGGACTTCGACCAGTTCCACCACCTGCTCGATTCGCTCTCGGCCGAGCTGAGCGACCTCGGGGCCCAGCACAAGATCCACCCGATCCTCCACTACTACCGGAGCGAGGACCTGCTGGACTCCTCGGCCAGAGCGGTCGTCGTCTTCGACGAGGCGCTGACGCTCCTCCGGTTCGGGATCCCCGAGGAGCACCGTCCGAACAGCGCGCTCATCGGCAGTGCGCGCTCGAACGCCAAGAGCTACCTCGAGGCGTACACGGATACGATCGAGCCCGCCGATCGGGCGCCCCCAGCGCCGGATCTCGACCGCCTCCGCGAGGCGGGCGTTCCGACGGTCTCGGACGAGGAGTTCGCCGACGCGCTTGATGACCTCGAGGAGCGGCGCCGGCAGCTGCGCGCCGTGATCGAGGCGAGCGGCCGGAAGTGGCCGTCGAAGAAGGATGATTGA
- a CDS encoding ABC transporter substrate-binding protein, with protein MRRRTLGRDDVSTGTDPRERIRTSAESASDGRDLPTRREVLAGVGSASAALVAGCSTTLGTGPDPTLRIGTLRPPVTLDPIEAESIGSEQTVERVFEGLYAYGERTDIVPAIADGEPQYENDRREAVIELDDRARFQNGRDVVAEDVVYSFEAPLEEDAPTAWRVDPIGSVEAVDERTVRLSLSEPYPALEHALTHPIVPKEEREDDRETFATDPVGAGPYEVASFSAEKKATLRRWDDYWGEPVPEIGRVTMAYVEFPMTQLTSLRTNRNDAIEPVSPRIVDDVESVANATVKRREGYTSFYFGFNLNEGPTTDPRVREAISYCIDLEKAVGEFIEPMGERQYGPLPPRVAEEWDMPTGEWAEFANEKNAERAQQLFREADEASGQLRILTTMDPKHKELGEALAGGLRDAGHGALVVSKPESSFLERYVSGSERDYSMFVGEVSGTPDPDSFLYPTFHENAEGTTNGTFYREDAVMERLTNARETRDRERRRRLYEEAIARLLEDRVCLPICSYENSFAVDGNVSNFRVHPISQVNPRLAWENGVVTVGDGS; from the coding sequence ATGCGACGACGAACCCTCGGACGCGACGACGTATCGACCGGAACGGATCCTCGAGAGCGGATACGGACGAGCGCGGAGAGCGCGTCTGACGGTCGGGATCTGCCGACGCGTCGCGAGGTGCTAGCCGGCGTCGGCAGCGCGAGCGCCGCTCTGGTAGCCGGCTGTTCGACGACGCTGGGAACGGGCCCCGATCCGACGCTCCGGATCGGCACCCTCCGACCGCCGGTCACGCTCGATCCGATCGAGGCCGAATCGATCGGCTCCGAACAGACCGTCGAGCGCGTCTTCGAAGGGCTCTACGCGTACGGCGAGAGGACCGATATCGTCCCGGCGATCGCAGACGGCGAGCCGCAGTACGAGAACGACCGCCGGGAGGCCGTGATCGAACTCGACGATCGGGCCCGGTTCCAGAACGGCCGGGACGTGGTCGCCGAGGACGTGGTTTACTCGTTCGAGGCGCCCCTCGAGGAGGACGCGCCGACGGCGTGGCGCGTAGACCCGATCGGCTCTGTCGAGGCGGTCGACGAGCGGACCGTTCGGTTGTCGCTCTCCGAGCCGTATCCCGCGCTCGAGCACGCCCTCACACACCCGATCGTGCCGAAGGAGGAGCGGGAGGACGACAGGGAGACGTTCGCGACGGACCCGGTCGGTGCCGGTCCGTACGAGGTCGCGTCGTTCAGCGCGGAGAAGAAGGCGACGCTCCGACGGTGGGACGACTACTGGGGCGAGCCGGTCCCGGAGATCGGGCGGGTCACGATGGCCTACGTCGAGTTCCCGATGACCCAGTTAACGAGTCTCCGGACGAACCGCAACGACGCCATCGAGCCGGTATCGCCGCGGATCGTCGACGACGTCGAAAGCGTGGCGAACGCGACCGTGAAACGACGCGAGGGGTACACGTCGTTTTACTTCGGGTTCAACCTGAACGAGGGGCCGACGACCGACCCGCGGGTGCGCGAGGCGATCAGCTACTGCATCGACCTCGAGAAGGCTGTCGGCGAGTTCATCGAGCCGATGGGGGAGCGCCAGTACGGTCCGCTGCCGCCGCGGGTGGCCGAGGAGTGGGACATGCCGACCGGCGAGTGGGCGGAGTTCGCGAACGAGAAGAACGCCGAACGCGCCCAGCAGCTGTTCCGCGAGGCCGACGAGGCGAGCGGCCAACTCCGCATCCTGACCACGATGGATCCGAAACACAAGGAGCTCGGCGAGGCGCTGGCGGGCGGCCTTCGGGACGCCGGTCACGGCGCCCTCGTCGTCTCGAAGCCCGAGTCGTCGTTCCTCGAGCGGTACGTCTCCGGCTCCGAACGGGACTACTCGATGTTCGTCGGCGAGGTGTCGGGAACCCCCGATCCCGATTCGTTCCTCTACCCGACGTTCCACGAGAACGCCGAAGGGACGACGAACGGGACGTTCTACCGCGAGGATGCGGTGATGGAACGGCTCACGAATGCCAGGGAGACGCGGGACCGCGAGCGCCGACGGCGGCTCTACGAGGAAGCGATCGCTCGGTTGCTCGAGGACCGCGTCTGTTTACCGATCTGCTCGTACGAGAACAGCTTCGCCGTGGACGGGAACGTCTCGAACTTTCGCGTGCATCCGATATCGCAGGTCAATCCGCGGCTCGCGTGGGAGAACGGGGTCGTCACCGTAGGTGATGGATCGTGA
- a CDS encoding formate/nitrite transporter family protein translates to MSVAPDPPEIFDRAAEEGERRLDQSWLELVSTSFIAGFTIVFGLAALGISHAVLEPRIGDAAKLPGSLAFGLGLVMLVVGRSELFNENFFDPVATAIERDDSWLVWPLLRLWTVTFAFNLVGGALFVFVLSVEGALPTGTGEALVTVAEEIVHRGSRGMFADAIAGGALVALLSHLLESVDGVGGRIAMAYVVGILLALGPFDHVIVTVLHVFFGIQFGADIAVGALGRVTAVVTAGNVVGGLGLVTVSHIAQVVGARDERD, encoded by the coding sequence ATGTCCGTCGCGCCCGATCCGCCCGAGATCTTCGATCGAGCGGCCGAGGAAGGGGAACGGCGCCTGGATCAGTCGTGGCTCGAGTTGGTCTCGACCAGCTTTATCGCCGGATTCACGATCGTCTTCGGCCTCGCGGCGCTCGGCATCTCTCACGCGGTCCTCGAACCGCGGATCGGCGACGCCGCGAAGCTTCCGGGATCGCTCGCGTTCGGTCTCGGTCTCGTCATGCTGGTCGTCGGCCGGTCCGAACTGTTCAACGAGAACTTCTTCGACCCCGTCGCGACGGCGATCGAGCGAGACGACTCGTGGCTCGTCTGGCCGCTGCTCCGCCTGTGGACGGTGACGTTCGCGTTCAACCTCGTCGGCGGTGCCCTCTTCGTATTCGTGCTCTCCGTCGAGGGTGCGCTTCCCACCGGGACGGGCGAGGCGCTGGTGACGGTCGCCGAGGAGATCGTTCACCGGGGATCGAGAGGTATGTTTGCGGACGCCATCGCCGGGGGTGCGCTCGTGGCGTTGCTCTCCCACCTCCTCGAGTCGGTCGACGGCGTCGGCGGCCGAATCGCCATGGCGTACGTCGTCGGCATTCTGCTGGCGCTCGGGCCCTTCGATCACGTGATCGTTACCGTTCTCCACGTCTTCTTCGGGATCCAATTCGGTGCCGACATTGCCGTCGGTGCGCTGGGGCGGGTGACCGCCGTCGTGACGGCCGGAAATGTCGTGGGCGGGCTCGGCCTAGTCACGGTAAGTCACATCGCCCAGGTGGTGGGAGCCCGGGACGAACGCGACTGA